In Erythrobacter sp. KY5, the DNA window GCATCAAGGGCAACCGTGGTGCGAGGCTGCCCTTCTTTCTGGGAGCTGGCCACCAGCCACACGACGAGCGCCAGGATCGGGAGACAAAGCGCGAAATAGCTGAAAACGGTCGTTTTGCTCATGCTGGTACTACAAATTCAGGCGCCGAGGTTTCCAAAGAACTTGTTGAAAACTCGTAATCATTACCCCGCCTGGGCGACAATTTGCGCCCAGGCTGCTTCGTCGATGACCTCGATACCCAATTGCTCCGCCTTCTTCAGCTTGGACCCCGCCCCGGGCCCCGCGACGAGCAGATCGGTTTTCGCGCTGACAGAGCCCGCCGCCTTCGCACCGAGGCGTTCTGCCTGTGCCTTGGCCTCGTCGCGGCTCATCGTTTCGAGCTTGCCGGTGAAGACCACGGTTTTGCCAGCAACAGGACTGTCGAGTGTCTCGACTTCGTAGCGCGGCGGGGTGACTTCAGACAGGATGTCTTCCCAAACCGCGACATTGTGCGGTTCATGGAAGAAATCGCCCAACGCTTCCACGACGCTTGGACCGATGCCATCGATTGCGGTGAGCTCGCTCGCGGCGTCCTCATCCCCGGCGCGTGCCTTCTCTGCGATTGCGCGCAGGGCGGGCAGTTCGTGCACGTGCTTCATCAGGTCGCGCGCGGTGACCTCGCCCACATGGCGGACGCCTAGCCCGAACAGCAGGCGGGCTGCGTCTGGCTCACGGCGGTTCTCCACAGAGGCCAACAGGTTATCCACAGACTTGCCCTGCCATCCTTCAAGCGCGAGGATGTCATCACGGCGATGCTTGAGCCGGAAGATGTCAGCGGGACTTTCGAGCCATCCCAGCGCGAAGAATTGCGCGATCGTTTTCGATCCGAACCCGTCGATGTCGAGCGCTTTTCGACTGACGAAATGCTCAAGCCTTTGAGTGCGTTGCGCCGGACATATGAGACCACCTGTGCAGCGAACATCGACCTCGCCTTCCTCGGCGACGGCCTCGCTGTCGCATTCAGGACAATGATCCGGGAAATCGAATGTCGCGCGCTCCTCATCGCGCGTCCGGTTTTCGACAACCTGCGGGATCACGTCGCCTGCGCGCTGGATCACGATCCGGTCACCCGGCCTCACGCCGAGCCGCTCGATCTCGTCGCGGTTGTGGAGCGTCACATTGGTAACGGTGACCCCGCCGACCAGAACCGGGGCAAGCCTTCCAACGGGCGTTAGCTTGCCAGTGCGCCCCACCTGAATGTCGATCGCTTCAAGCGTCGTCTGCGCCTTCTCCGCCGGGAATTTATGCGCAAGCGCCCAGCGCGGAGCCTTGGCCACGAAGCCAAGCCGCTGCTGCCAGTCGAGCCGGTCGACCTTGTAGACGACCCCGTCAATTTCATAGCCAAGGTCAGGGCGTTGCCGACCGATCTCCTCATAATGCGCGATCATTCCGTCCACGCTCAGCGTTCGCGTGAGGAACGGAGAGAGCGGAAAGCCCCAGCTTTCTATCATCCGCATCATGTCGTGCTGGCTCTCACAGGGGACGTCGGACGCCGCGCCCCAGCCATAGGCCCAGAACTTCAGCGGCCGCCTGGCGGTTACGCTCGCATCCTTCTGGCGCAGCGATCCAGCCGCGGCGTTACGCGGATTGGCAAACAGTTTGCCGCCGGCTTCTTCCTGTGCAGCATTGAGAGCGGCGAAGTCGGCACGGGACATGTAGACTTCGCCGCGCACCTCGAAGACCTCGGGCACGCCATCCGGCAACTCTTCAGGGATGTCGGAGATGTGTCGCACATTGGGAGTCACATCCTCACCCACCTGCCCATCACCGCGTGTGGCTGCACGAACCAGCTTGCCATTTTCGTAGCGAAGCGAGCAGGACAGCCCGTCGATCTTGTCTTCAGCCGTGATCGCGACCTCTTCGCCCGCATCCAGATTGAGATAACGCCGGATGCGCGCAGTCCATTCCTCCACCTCTTCGCGGTTGAACGCATTGTCGAGGCTCATCATACGAACCTCGTGAGTGACCTTCGACAAAGGCGAGGAAGCGACGCCATGCCCTACCCTCCTGGACGGCGAGTCCTCGCGCACCAGATGCGGAAACGCTTCCTCAACTTCGCGATTGCGCCTGACCAACGCATCGTATTCCTGATCGGATATCTCTGGATCGTCGTCAGCATGATACAGCCGGTCGTGACGCGCGATCTGTCTGGCGAGCCGCATCAGTTCGTTCGCAGCATCGGCTTCGGTCATCTGCGATACGGGATTGGCTGACACCTCAGCGCTCTCCTTGATCATCAATCAAATGGTTGTGGGCACGGTGAAGAACAGCACGCCTGCGGCGAAGCTCACGGCGGAGAACATGAGCCAGCGTTTCCATCCGCCCTCGACAAAATCGCGCCCGCGCGTCGCGATCATCATATTGAGCACGCCGCATGCCGTAATCACGAGTGTCAGCACGAAATGGAGCGCGGTGAGGTAGGGCGCGAAGTCTTCCAGCAGGCGCGGTCCATCGCCAGAGGGCGGGAACATCATCTCGAAGGTGCGGATGCCCCACATCAAAAGCCCGGCGAGGCCTATCAACGTACCGACGAGCGAGAGGATTGCGGCCCCTGCGACCATCGCCATTTCACCCGATGAAAGACTCTCGAAGTCGTCGCCGTCTTCCATCACACGCCTTCCAGCAAGCGATCCGCCTGCGCGCGCGCCTCCGGTGTCACTTCCGCGCCAGAAAGCATGCGGGCGATCTCTTCCTGACGGCCGCTCTCGTTCAGAAGGACGACGCTGGTCTTGGTCACCGTGCCGCTTGACGCCTTGGCGATCAGGTAATGCATCCGTCCGCGCGCGGCGACCTGAGGCGAGTGTGTAACGGCGAGCAGCTGACCTTCATCCGACGCAAGCCGGGCCAGCCTTTCGCCAATCGCGCTTGCCACTGCCCCGCCAACTCCGCGGTCGATTTCGTCGAAGATGATCGTCGCTGCCCCGCCCTTTTCCGCCAGGGCGACCTTGAGCGCGAGGATGAAGCGCGACAATTCGCCGCCCGATGCGATCTTCGTGAGCGGTGCGAAGTCTGCGCCGGGATTGGTCGCGATAAGGAACTCGGCGGAGTCCATGCCGAGCCTGCCCCACTTTTCCGGCGGCAGTTTGCCGATGGCCGTCAGGAAGCGCGCGGCATCAAGCTTCAGCGGCGCGAGTTCCGCGGCGACCGCCTTGTCGAGCCGCTTGGCCGCCGCAATGCGAACCTCGTGCGCCATGCCCGCTGCCTCGCCATAAGCCTCGCGAGCTTCCTTTGCCGCCGCTTCGAGCGCGTCGAGCTGCGCTTCGCCACTCTCGATCGAGTCGAGCCGGACCCGCATCTCGCGCATCAGTTCCGGCAGTTCGTCCACTTCGCAGCGATGCTTGCGGGCGAGCGCTCGCAATTCGAACAGCCGCGTTTCTGCCGCGTCGAGTGCCTGCGGATCATGAACCAGCGCTTCGGCTGCGGATTCGAGCCTCTCCTCCGCCTCGCCCGCCTCGATCACCGCCCGGTCGAGAGCAGCCAGCGCTTCAGCCAGAAGAGGGTGTTGTTCGGCAATCCGGTCAAGCTTGCGGGCAGCCACCCTGAGCGACGCAAGCGGCGAATCCGAACCTTCCCAGATATGTCGCAGCTCTTCCAGCTCGCCCGACAGCTTCTCGCCCTTCTGCATGTCGGCACGGGTTGCAGCGAGCCTTGCTTCTTCACCCGCCTGCGGTTCGAGCGCGGTCAGTTCAGCGAGGTGCGCGATCAGCAGATCCTGATCGGCCTTGGCCTGCTCAACCCCATCGCGTGCTTCGGCCAGCTGCGCTTCCGCCTTGGCCCAGCTGGCGAAGCGCCTTTCCAGCAAGCCAAGATCGGTGCCTGCGAACCTGTCCAGCAGAGCCAGATGACCACGCGGATTCACCAGGCCGCGATCATCGTGCTGCCCGTGCAGTTCGACAAGCGAGGGAGCAAGCGCGCGCAGCAGTGCGACGCTGGTTGGCTGATCGTTGACATAGGCCTTTGAACCGCCATCGGCCTTCACCTGCCGCCGGATGATCAGCGGTTCGCCGGGTTCGAGCTCAAGATCGGCATCGTCGAGCGCTTCGGCGATGGGGGCGGGAAGGGTTGCAAAGTCGAAGCTTGCCGTCACGCTCGCCTTCGCTTCACCGGCGCGCACCAACCCGGTTTCGGCGCGGTCGCCCAGCACCAGCCCCAGAGCGTCGAGCAGGATCGACTTGCCCGCCCCGGTCTCCCCGGTAAGCACGCCAAGCCCGCGCCCGAAATCGAGGTCGAGCGCTTCGATAAGAACGATGTTTCGGATCGACAGACGGGTCAGCATCGTGGCCCCGCTCTAACCCAATCGCACCCGCCCGTCATCAGGCGACAAGCTCTTAGCTGGGGGTGACGCCGCTTGCGTGGTCTTCGACCAGTTCGAACGCCTTGTCGTACCACTCGGTGCCGGGATAGTTCGCGCCGAGCACGGCTGCATACTTTACCGCTTCTTCGCGGATGCCGAGCGCAAGGCTGCTTTCGGTCAGGCGGTAAAGTGCCTCTGGCGTGTGGCTGGTCGTCTCGTAGGTTTCAACGACGTTGCGGAAACGCAGCTGCGCGGCGAGCCAGCGGCCCGAACGCTGGTAGAAACGCCCGATCTCCATTTCCTTGCCCGCAAGGTGATCGGCCACAAGGTCAAGCTTGAGGCGAGCATCGGCAGCGTATTCTGTCTGCGGGAAACGGCGGTTCACTTCGCGAAGCGCGATCTGCGCCTGCTCCGTGATCGATTGGTCGCGGTTCACGTCGCTGATCTGCTCGTAATAGGAGAGCGCAATCAGGTAGTAGGCGTAAGGCGCGTCCTTGTTACCCGGGTGGATCGACAAGAAGCGCTGCGAGTTCTGGATCGCCTTGTTGTAATCGCGCGCGATGTAATAGCAGAACGCGCTCATCAACTGCGCGCGGCGGGCCCACGGCGAATAGGGGTGTTGGCGCTCAACCTCGTCGAACAGAGCCGCGGCAAGCGTGGTGTTGCCGCGATCGAGCCGCCGCTGCGCCTCTGCATAAAGCGATTCGACGTCGCGCGCGACATAGGCCACGTCTTCATTGGCAGAACCGCCGCCACAGGCAGCAAGAGTGGCAAATCCAGCGCCGAGAAGAACGGCGCGAGCGATGCGGTTACGCATGGTGAGCTTGGTGGTCATGACAGGAGCGTATAGCCAGCGCGCAAGTGAACGCCAAGTGAAGCCTGCGGCTTTTCCCGTGAGGCGTGCAAGTTGAGAAGTGGACCGCATGTTACACGGTCCAGAGCGAAACTGCGCGCACTTGAAAAAGCGGTCAGTTCGCAGGGGCGAAACGCCCGGTTGGTTTGAATTGCGATCATGGTTTTCACTTCGCACAAGACCCGCCTGTAGGAAAGCGGTCCAACGTCCACCCGATACGGGGAATGGCGCGACGGCATCAGGCCTCGATTTATCACTTCCAGCCAGTTAACCAGCCTGGGTGAACCTGCATTAATTCCGTTATATCAATAGCATAGGGCGGAAGGAAGATGCTGCCATGCTACATAGACTCGCCCGTGACGAGGATGGCGCAACCGCGATCGAATATGGGCTGATCGCAGCGCTCATCTCGCTTGCCGCAGTGATTGCATTTCAGTCGCTCGGACTGAGGCTCGAAGAAGTGTTCAGCTTCATCAGCGAAACGATGGGTGCCAATTTGAGCTGAAGCCGGTCTATCAGGCGCGGGCCATATTCCTACGGCAAACGCCTGCGCTGAAAACGCCTCGAATTGGCGGCGTCCGAATCTTTCTCGATGAAGGTGACGAGATTGCCCGGTTCGATGTCCGATGTATCGTTATCGCCATCGACTTCGGCAACGGCATCGTTGTCACTCGCCGAAACGACGCGGTAACGGATCGATCCGATCCCGCGCGTTTTCTTGACGTCGAGCCTGTCGCCAAGCTCCACCAGCGGGCGGCCATAATTGATTTCGATCCAGTCACCTTCAGCCGCAATCACCCGTGCCGGTTCGATCGCGAAGGTCACTTCGCGCGCGATTGCGAGGGCGACTTCGTTCTGCATCAGGTTGTACACGGCAGCGCCGGGCTCGCTTACGGAAACGCTCATCCGGTTGGTGTCGAGCGTGCGCGACATTTCGATCCGCTTGGTAATCGCGCCGCCATCGACGCTGTCGCCGTTGCGGTCGCGCAGGATGTAATCTGCCGTCACCAATGCCGTACCCCAGCTTGTGCGATACGAGGCATCGCCGCGCACAGGCTGGCTAGTTGCAGGCGGGGTGGAGGAAATGTTCGAGATGCGAATGTCGAGCGTGTAGCCCCCTCGCCCGACAGTCAGCCTGCCGGTCGAGGCAAGCGAGGCTTCGACAGTGCTGCGAAGGCTTGCGAAGTTATCTTGGCAGTCTTTCACGACCCAGCTGCGCCAGGTGGTGTGCGACAGGTAATACCGCCTCGCCGCCGCCGCACCCCAGTATCGCGCATATTCCGCTTCGGAGTATGTGAGGCGGCTGCCTTCATAATTGCGCCACGTGGTGCAGGTCTGCCCCGCCGTGATCGTACCCACGCGCACGCGCGCCTCGTCCTGTGCGCTTGCCGAGGTAGTCGTCAGGGCGAACAAGCCGCCGAGCAATCCGAGCGCGAACGCTATGCGTGCAAGAAAAGCCTTCATCGTGTTCC includes these proteins:
- a CDS encoding Flp family type IVb pilin is translated as MLHRLARDEDGATAIEYGLIAALISLAAVIAFQSLGLRLEEVFSFISETMGANLS
- the ligA gene encoding NAD-dependent DNA ligase LigA — protein: MIKESAEVSANPVSQMTEADAANELMRLARQIARHDRLYHADDDPEISDQEYDALVRRNREVEEAFPHLVREDSPSRRVGHGVASSPLSKVTHEVRMMSLDNAFNREEVEEWTARIRRYLNLDAGEEVAITAEDKIDGLSCSLRYENGKLVRAATRGDGQVGEDVTPNVRHISDIPEELPDGVPEVFEVRGEVYMSRADFAALNAAQEEAGGKLFANPRNAAAGSLRQKDASVTARRPLKFWAYGWGAASDVPCESQHDMMRMIESWGFPLSPFLTRTLSVDGMIAHYEEIGRQRPDLGYEIDGVVYKVDRLDWQQRLGFVAKAPRWALAHKFPAEKAQTTLEAIDIQVGRTGKLTPVGRLAPVLVGGVTVTNVTLHNRDEIERLGVRPGDRIVIQRAGDVIPQVVENRTRDEERATFDFPDHCPECDSEAVAEEGEVDVRCTGGLICPAQRTQRLEHFVSRKALDIDGFGSKTIAQFFALGWLESPADIFRLKHRRDDILALEGWQGKSVDNLLASVENRREPDAARLLFGLGVRHVGEVTARDLMKHVHELPALRAIAEKARAGDEDAASELTAIDGIGPSVVEALGDFFHEPHNVAVWEDILSEVTPPRYEVETLDSPVAGKTVVFTGKLETMSRDEAKAQAERLGAKAAGSVSAKTDLLVAGPGAGSKLKKAEQLGIEVIDEAAWAQIVAQAG
- a CDS encoding outer membrane protein assembly factor BamD, whose protein sequence is MTTKLTMRNRIARAVLLGAGFATLAACGGGSANEDVAYVARDVESLYAEAQRRLDRGNTTLAAALFDEVERQHPYSPWARRAQLMSAFCYYIARDYNKAIQNSQRFLSIHPGNKDAPYAYYLIALSYYEQISDVNRDQSITEQAQIALREVNRRFPQTEYAADARLKLDLVADHLAGKEMEIGRFYQRSGRWLAAQLRFRNVVETYETTSHTPEALYRLTESSLALGIREEAVKYAAVLGANYPGTEWYDKAFELVEDHASGVTPS
- the recN gene encoding DNA repair protein RecN → MLTRLSIRNIVLIEALDLDFGRGLGVLTGETGAGKSILLDALGLVLGDRAETGLVRAGEAKASVTASFDFATLPAPIAEALDDADLELEPGEPLIIRRQVKADGGSKAYVNDQPTSVALLRALAPSLVELHGQHDDRGLVNPRGHLALLDRFAGTDLGLLERRFASWAKAEAQLAEARDGVEQAKADQDLLIAHLAELTALEPQAGEEARLAATRADMQKGEKLSGELEELRHIWEGSDSPLASLRVAARKLDRIAEQHPLLAEALAALDRAVIEAGEAEERLESAAEALVHDPQALDAAETRLFELRALARKHRCEVDELPELMREMRVRLDSIESGEAQLDALEAAAKEAREAYGEAAGMAHEVRIAAAKRLDKAVAAELAPLKLDAARFLTAIGKLPPEKWGRLGMDSAEFLIATNPGADFAPLTKIASGGELSRFILALKVALAEKGGAATIIFDEIDRGVGGAVASAIGERLARLASDEGQLLAVTHSPQVAARGRMHYLIAKASSGTVTKTSVVLLNESGRQEEIARMLSGAEVTPEARAQADRLLEGV